A region of Lycium barbarum isolate Lr01 chromosome 1, ASM1917538v2, whole genome shotgun sequence DNA encodes the following proteins:
- the LOC132602669 gene encoding heavy metal-associated isoprenylated plant protein 7-like produces the protein MGEEEKKAEEKKQEEVKKEEPPKDEKPSGGEEKKEEKKADVESKEAKAEPPPPPQEIVLRVFMHCEGCARKVRKSLKGFPGVEDVLTDCKTHKVVVKGEKADPLKVLERLQKKSHRQVELLSPVPKPPPAEEPKKPEEKEAVKPEEKKEEPQVITVVLKVHMHCEACAHEIKRRIQRMKGVENVEPDLKNSQVTVKGVFEATKLVDYVSKRTGKRAVIVKVEPEKKPEEETKPKEEKKPDKKEAKKVEENKEEKKEEPAGAPAKEEAAATQAKEETVQNDDTKLELNKNEFYYYHHPQNHQLYNPQRFAHEMYAYPPPPQIFSDENPNACSVM, from the exons ATGGGAGAG gaagAGAAAAAGGCAGAGGAGAAGAAACAAGAGGAAGTGAAGAAAGAGGAGCCACCAAAAGATGAAAAGCCAAGCGGTGGCGaagaaaagaaagaggaaaaaaagGCAGATGTAGAATCCAAAGAGGCAAAAGCagaaccaccaccaccaccccaaGAAATTGTTTTGAGAGTTTTCATGCATTGTGAAGGTTGTGCTCGTAAAGTCCGCAAATCCCTCAAAGGATTCCCAG GAGTTGAAGATGTGTTGACGGATTGCAAGACACATAAGGTAGTAGTGAAAGGGGAAAAAGCAGATCCATTGAAGGTGTTAGAGAGATTACAAAAAAAGAGTCATCGCCAAGTAGAGCTTCTCTCTCCAGTCCCTAAGCCACCGCCCGCAGAAGAGCCCAAGAAACCAGAGGAAAAAGAAGCCGTTAAACCTGAAGAGAAAAAAGAGGAG CCCCAGGTGATCACAGTGGTTCTGAAAGTTCACATGCATTGTGAGGCTTGTGCTCACGAAATCAAGAGGCGTATACAAAGAATGAAAG GCGTGGAGAATGTAGAACCAGACTTGAAAAACTCACAAGTGACAGTGAAAGGTGTGTTTGAGGCAACAAAACTGGTGGATTATGTAAGCAAAAGGACCGGAAAACGGGCAGTAATCGTTAAAGTAGAACCCGAAAAGAAACCCGAGGAGGAGACGAAGCCCAAAGAAGAGAAAAAACCCGACAAAAAAGAAGCGAAGAAAGTTGAAGAAAACAAAGAGGAGAAGAAGGAAGAACCAGCAGGGGCACCAGCTaaagaagaagcagcagcaacACAAGCTAAAGAAGAAACTGTTCAAAACGACGACACAAAACTAGAATTGAATAAAAATGAGTTTTACTATTATCACCATCCTCAGAATCATCAACTGTATAATCCTCAAAGGTTTGCACATGAAATGTATGCATACCCGCCACCTCCACAGATTTTCAGTGATGAAAATCCTAATGCATGTTCTGTGATGTAA
- the LOC132617248 gene encoding uncharacterized protein LOC132617248 encodes MSNLSKLEFVALDISGKNYLSWVLDAEIHLDAKGLGATIIQDKAKAMVFLRHHLDEGLKVKYLIVKDPLEWFKGKDFKTVCDYNSVVYKITSQLKLCGDNITDEDMLEKTLTTFHASNLVLQQQYRERGFKKHADLISCLLVAEQHNTLLLKSHEARPTGTAPFPEANVVATHGPAERRQNSRGHNNERGRGRGKGRYYNRRDGGHHKRENNMGYQGNPSRNNCHRCGLKGHRKNECRAPEHFVRLYQNSFKRKANRGGARVESHMTSKNDDDTGPSRKYYDNVGANLALKDDDFDGLDDVTHLEVEDFF; translated from the exons ATGTCGAATTTGTCGAAGCTTGAGTTTGTGGCACTTGATATCTCCGGAAAGAATTACTTATCATGGGTACTCGATGCTGAAATTCACCTAGACGCCAAAGGCCTTGGTGCCACTATTATTCAGGATAAAGCGAAGGCAATGGTTTTCCTTCGTCATCATCTGGATGAAGGATTGAAGGTTAAATACCTGATAGTGAAAGATCCACTTGAATGGTTTAAAGGAAAG GATTTTAAAACTGTATGTGATTATAACTCTGTTGTTTATAAAATTACTTCCCAATTGAAATTATGTGGGGATAATATAACTGACGAGGATATGTTGGAAAAGACTCTTACGACTTTTCATGCCTCCAATTTGGTATTACAACAGCAGTACCGGGAGAGGGGTTTTAAAAAGCATGCTGATTTGATATCATGTCTTCTTGTGGCTGAGCAGCATAATACCCTTTTATTGAAAAGTCATGAAGCCCGTCCCACTGGAACTGCTCCATTCCCggaagcgaatgtggtagcaacACATGGCCCAGCTGAAAGAAGACAAAATAGTCGGGGCCATAATAATGAGCGTGGGCGTGGTAGGGGCAAGGGACGATATTATAATCGCCGTGATGGTGGTCACCATAAAAGAGAGAACAATATGGGTTATCAAGGCAATCCTTCAAGGAACAACTGCCATCGTTGTGGTTTGAAAGGTCACCGGAAAAATGAATGCCGGGCCCCTGAACATTTTGTCAGGCTTTATCaaaattccttcaaaagaaaGGCAAATAGAGGTGGTGCCCGAGTGGAGTCACACATGACTTCAAAAAATGACGATGACACAGGGCCTTCACGAAAATATTATGATAATGTTGGAGCTAATTTGGCTTTGAAAGATGATGATTTTGATGGGCTTGATGATGTTACTCATTTGGAAGTTGAAGACTTCTTTTAA